Sequence from the bacterium genome:
AGATTCATCCTGCCGACGCTGACCGCGCTCCTCCTCGTCGGGTGCGGGGAGGAGAAAACCGTCGAGGAGAACGGCGCCGGTGAAATCGCGCGTTTCGACCCGGCGGTCGAGCGCGAGATAGAGGCGGCGGCGGACGGCTTCTTCGCCGAGCTCACGATGCTCCACGAGCCGGAGGCCAAGGCCTACATGGATTTCACGAAAATCGGGGACCGCGAGTGGGACGAATACTGGAAGAGGCTGAAGAGCTACGACCTGGAGGTGGGCTCGGTTACTCTGTTGGGGGTCGAGCCGCCGGCGGCGGACGAACCGAGTATCGCCCGCATCGGCGTGGACGCGGAGCTGCTGGTGTCGGGCAAGGAGGTTAGCGTCGAGGCCTACAGCCTCCCGCTCGTCAAAACGCCCGACGGCTGGCGGCTGACTGAGCTGCCCTTCGCCGAGTAAACCTCAACCTAAAGAAGAGACAAGGGGTTTAACCGAGCGAAGCGAGCTATGCCCCTGGCAAAACCCCTTGTCTTCATTTAAGGAAAGCGGACGTCGGTCCGCTTTTTCTTCGCCCCGACGGAGCTACGACGCCCGCCAGCGCTTGAGATTCGGAAAGACGCGCTCCATCGTCGTCCGCGCGTCCTCGGCGGACATGTGCCCCTCTCGGGCGATGAAGTCAACGACGAAATCCCGCATGTCCTCCATCTTGGCCTCGGATTGGGTGAAGGCGCCCCCCTGGTAGCAGTGGTGGCAGTACTCCGCGCTCTTCGAGCCGTCGGCCTCGGTGCCGAAGTGCGCCTCCTCGGTCAGGGGCATGGCGCAGCTCTGGCAGATGGGCTCCTTGAATGCGTCCATCGTCCCTCCTTGAATTCACCGTCTCTTGAGGCCCATCGCCGCCAGGGCCTCGGCGATGACCGCCCCGGCGACGCCCCGCGCCTTCTTCGCGCCCTTGTCGAGCACACCGTGAACGTAATCCGGGTCATTTTTCAGCTTCCCGGCCTTCTCCCGGATCGGCCCCAGGACCTTCTCCATGTTCGCGGCCAGGCGCTTCTTGCACTCCAGGCAGCCGATGCCCGCGGATGTGCAGCCTTGCTGAATCCAAGCTAAATCCTCGGGCGGCGAGAAGTAACGGTGATAGCTCATGAAGACGTTGCAGTC
This genomic interval carries:
- a CDS encoding zinc ribbon domain-containing protein is translated as MDAFKEPICQSCAMPLTEEAHFGTEADGSKSAEYCHHCYQGGAFTQSEAKMEDMRDFVVDFIAREGHMSAEDARTTMERVFPNLKRWRAS